TTTTATGTGGGAATTGTTCTTTCAATATGACATGCATACTTCTGGGAACTTCAGGTCCCTTTTTATCTCCTTCTCAAATACATGTGCatacaatttcacaataggtACATACAAATTCAATTTTACGATTTTCGCATGACATTTGCCGTTAGTTCTTCTTTACCAGAAAGAATTCTTAGGTCAGGTTGAATTCTTAGGTCAGGTTGAATTCTTAGGTCAGCAGGTtgagctgctctcacagcagtctctGTCTCTATCACTTTCTGTCTCTCCCCTCCTTATCTTTGTCCTTCActgaagcagtttctctgaGCTTAAGCTTTTACAGTCAGACCACACAGCAAACTACATACTCGAAAGATGCACATTCCActtaaatcaaaatggatttcaaCCCTGGAAAATCTCCACTCAGCCTCACCTGGCCGAgcgcagcagctgcagggcctggggcaCGCGGGAATCCCTCAGGCACTCCTGGATCCTCAGCAGAGCCTCCGCCCGCTGCTCCTCCACCGGCGTCTCCGAGGTGGCATCGAAGGGCACCACGTCCTCGGGCAGGGGCACCTCGCCCTGGGCAGCGAACAGAATATGGGTAAATaaagtatagaaagtaatcttatcccctaaagagttgcagctgagccaattcccaaagattaggagcagtAACCAaaaagaagagtgttataaaataGCAGATTGGTTAgttgaggggaactggagtcagttggctgctgtgaggacaaggaagagtcagtgcctagaggagctgcctacaagaaacatcaaggaggaaCGAAACTCCAGCAacatggaacccttgcaatatAGTAGCAATAGAAACTCCTGCAATATAATGACCAcaaatggtgaccccgacgtgattcgGGACTAAACGATATAACCCCGTGGATTCGGGATGACCCCGTGGATTTGGGACTAAACTATGTGACCCCGTGGATTCGGGATGACCCCGTGGATTCAGGGAAACAGGATTCAACTATATaaccccatggatttggggaaaaGGACTTGAATACTAAACTATTggtaaaatatataaattgcAGCTATTAATGTTTGTTAAATATGAGCATAAAAGATTTTTAAGGTAAGTACTTTGTAAACTGAGAAAAGATGCAAAACTGAACTAACGTTGagaaatatatatttgaaacattcagaaatatatatttgaaaCATTTAGAAGTATATATTTGAAATATAATGTGCTGTTTGATCGTTTGTATGACAAATGgaacaaggaagagtcagtgcctacAGGAGCTGCCTACAAGGAACATCAAGGAGGTTCAGACTCTGGCAacatggaacccttgcaatacAATGGCAATAGAAACTCCTGCAATACaatgacagcagccctggggcaggacagggTTATGCTGAgccccaccagcacccccagaacTCCCCATGGGGCTGAACCCTTCCCTGGTACCTCCAGGCAGGCCTGGACCTGCGGGGCCAatccttcccagagctgctccagctcctcggCGCTGGGCGGGGCAGGGACCACTGGCACTTGaggcttcttcttcttcttcttcctcctcacacGCTTGCTCTGGGGGGGCAAGGATGGGGTTAAGAGAGGCTGCCCGacccccccagggacccccaaggCAGGGCAGCCATGTCTCTGTCTCTCTGGGAACCTATAAAGTGTTGCTCCTACAATGCATTTCCTTTACTGAACCTATGAAATCTATttgctgcttttaaaataatttttaaagccaTATTCATTTTACAGTCCACTCTCTCCCTTAGGGTTTATATGCCCAGCCTATTCATGAATAAAATACTTGTAGGAATTATTCCTGAAATCTTCataaatatataacatataatatacaatatataatatataacccataatatataatatgttatatgttatatattatatataataataaatcaccctttctgaaacatggagtcaagattctcatctcttctttCTCgtctcttctattcttttagtatagttttaatataatatattatatatctccaatataatatatgttatatttatatttttattatatatatttaataatatatataataaaataataaatcagcctttctgaaacatggagtcaagattctcgtctCTTCTTTCTCatctcttctattcttttagtatagttttaatataatacatatatatatatttaatataatatatataacaaatatttttattataaatatttaatataataagatatatatatagagagaaaaTAAAGTAACAAATCAGCCTTTCTGAAACACGGATTCAGATTGTCATCTCTTCCCACATCGGTGCTGCCTGCAAAATTCCACGCACTTAAATCTAACCAATCAAAACTCATCTCAGGCTGGTGTCAAGCACCAAATCCCACCCCACCTGCACCACGAGGTTGGCACGGCCGCGGCAGAAGCGCTCCAGCATGCGCAGGAAGAGGTGAGCTGTCTCCACCAGGTCCTTCAGGAAGCTCCGGGGCTGCTTGGTCTCGTCAAACTTGCGGAAGAGCGTGAGGAAGAGCTCCCGGTATTCCATCAGGTAGAAGATGTTGCCTGAGGAGGAAGGTGGCAGTGGGAAAAGGTGGGTCAGGGACACCCCAGGTGTTGTTGTGTGGTTTTTATTTGGCCTGTTTATTGTTTGATTTGTGGTTTTTCTCCCTCTATTTTCACAGTGACACAGACCTGCCTTTGTTATTTCATTGAGCCGAGGTTTCAGTTTATCTCTTTGTTACTTACCACCTTTGTTATTTAATTGAGACAAGATTTCAGTTTAtatagggggatagaatataagtaaataaaggaatatagaatgtaatcttagcccctaaagagttgcagctcaGCTAATTGttaaggattaggagcaggcctaaTGTTAACTGcagccattaagaagagcattACAAAAGATTAGATTGGTTGGTTGAGGAAAACTGGAGTCAGTTGTGAGGAGgagtcagtgcctagaggagctgcctttgagaaacatcaaggaggaaAGAAACTCTAGCAacatggaacccttgcaatatAATGACAATCAGTTTATCTCTTTGTTACTTAGCTACTTTATCTCTTTGTTACTTAGCTACTTCCCTGCCAAGTTTCAAACCCCTTCCCCTCACATCCAGCTGTTAACCCCTCCTACCCCAAGCAGTTTTCCTCCCTTGTGTTCCATCCCCAGTTCTCCTGATTAGCTGAACGTTgtatcctcccttgagacctgCCCCCGCCTTATAAGCTGTTGTTTGCCCCCAGTTTGAGGTCTGGGACCCCAGAATTGAGGAGTTTAACATCAAATAAAATAACCCACTGCCACCCCAGGTCCACGCTGTGCCTTTTTGTTCTGCCACTGACAGCTGGGATTCTGCAGAGCCCGAAAGAGGGGGACTGTTgccccagggatggacagaaggacagaaggacagaaggacagaaggACTCACTCTTGATgacctggctgctgtccctcacCGCCTGCTCTGGGCAGCGATCCATCTCCTGCAGcgtcctcagcagctcctggtacGCCTTCAGGGCCAGGTGCATCCTGGgcatggcagggagtgggggGTCACAGGTAATTGGGGGGGTCCCAAGCACCAGAAGATCCCAAAAAGTTGAGGGTCCCTGACACCAAGGGGCGTCCCAGGTGTCTGGAGGTATCTCAAGTACTGTGAAGGTCCCAGGTCTCCAGAAGGTCCCAGACACCATGGGGAGCCTCAAGGAGAACCCCAGGTAGTGGAATTTACCACCAAAAGGTGTCCTAGGTCCTCAAAAGGTCCTAAACACCATGAGGAGCCTCGAGGAGACTCTCAGGTATTGGGATTCACCAGCAAAGGGTGTCTCAGGTGCCCTGGGGTCTCCCAGGTGAAGAGAGGTCCCAGGCACTGAGGGTATCCCAGGTGTTGTGGGGGTTCCAGGTTTCCAGAAGGTTCCAAACACCATGAGGAGTCTCAAGGAGAACCCCAGGTACTGGGATTCACCACCAAAGGAtgtcccaggtgctctgggATCTCCCAACTGTCCAAGGGGTCCCAGGGTATCCCAGGTGCCCAGAAGGTCCCAAACACCATGAGGAGTCTCAAGGAGAACCCCAGGTACTGGGATTCACCACCAAAGGTGTCCCAGGTGGCCAAGGGGTTCCAGGCACTGGGGGTATCTCAGTACTGTGGTGGTCCCATGTTTCCAGAAGGTTCCAAACACCATGAGGAGTCTCAAGGAGAACCCCAGGTACTGGGATTCACCACCAAAGGATGTCCCAGCTTCCCTGGGGCATCCCAAATGCTCACCTACGGGCCCAGGTTGTTGCCTCCTTCTTGTCCATCAGTGCCATCTCATAGTAGGTGGTGAGGTTCTGCTCGATGAAGTGGAAGGCTCGGACGCCCACGGTCTCGGACACCAGCTCGGGCCGGAAGCCCTGGAGCCGGTTGAAGGCCATGAAGAAGGAGGTGGCCCACAGGTAATAGGTCTCATCGTGCTGCTGAGCCTTCTCCCTCACCAGCTGGTCCTGGGGGCAACCAGAGGGTCTCAATGGGGGTcccacagcctggagaggggttCCCAGCCCTCCCAGTCTCAATGGGGGTCCCACAGGTTGGAGAGGGgttcccagccctcccagccatGAAGAAGGAGGTGGCCCACAGGTAATAACTCTCATTGTGCTGCTGAGCCTTCTCCCTCACCAGCTGGTCCTGGGGACAACCAGGGGGTCTCAACGGGGGTCCCACAACCTGGAGAGGGGTTCTCAGCCCTCCCAGTCTCAACGGGGGTCCCACAACCTGGAGAGGGGTTCCACCAGGTGGAacccagccctcccagccatGAAGAAGGTGGTAGCCCACAGGTAATAACTCTCATCATGCTGCTGAGCCTTCTCCTGCACCAGCTGGTCCTGGGGGCAACCAGAGGGTCTCAATGGGGGTCCCACAGCCTAGAGAGGGgttcccagccctcccagccatGAAGAAAGCAGGGGCCCACAGGTAATAACTCTCATCATGCTGCTGAGCCTTCTCCTGCACCAGCTGGTCCTGGGGGCAACCAGGGGGTCTCAACGGGGGTCCCACAGCCTGGAGAGAGGTTCCCGGCCCTCCAAAGCCTCACCTTGACCAGCAGCATCAGGCGGTTGTAGCAGTCCTGCAGGAAGTCCTGGCAGAAGCGGCGCAGGAAGAGCCGCACGTTGCGGGCGGAGCGGCGGGAGGGCTCGGCCTCGGGGGCGGGCAGCCGGCGCCGGGGCAGCCGCCGCGGCTCCTTGCCCAGGTCGTGGCTGTAGCTCTTGAGCTGCACAGGGGATGGAGGGCCCAGATTTACCCCTGTGGTGCCTCTGTGGCACCcactgtgtccctgtcctggagGCCCACACTGCATCCCTGGTTCTGTGCTCCACatcccatctcccaatcctGCATCCCACCTGTGTTCTTGTCACTGTACCCCCACCCACATTCCCATTTCAATGTTCCTGTGCCCCCCACCCGTATTTCCATCTCAGTGATCTCTGtcgtgtccccatcccagtgctcccaccCACATTCCCTTCTCAATGGTCTCTGCCacgtccccagccctgtgccacatccccagtgccacattCCACACCCATCCCTGTCCTTGTGTCCCCTGCCacgtccccagccctgtgcccactgccacCTCTCCAGTTGTGTGacccccaccatgtccccaacCCTGTGCCCCTCACCAcattcctgtgccctgtgccacaTCCCCAGCACTACATTCCAcacccatccctgtccccgtACCCCATGccatgtccccagccctgtgccacttCCCCAGTGCCACGTTCCACACCCATCCCCGTCCCTGTGCCCCATGccatgtccccagccctgtgccacatCCCCAGTGCCACGTTCCACACCCATCCCTATCCCGGTGCCCCATGccatgtccccagccctgtgccacatCCCCAGTGCCACGTCCCAcacccatccctgtcccccagccccacactcaCATTGTGCAGCCCCTTGTGGAACACCACATCCCTGTCCCCGATGGACTTGACGCCCTGCAGGACGTAGGAGCCACCAAACCGAGAGtgcctgggcaggggacaggtgACAGAGGTTCAACGATGCTGTCCCCACTTTGGGGGTCCCATCCTGCCACAGGGGGTGCCCCCTCCTCACCTGGACGTGCGCTGCAGCGCCCGGCTCCTCTTCTCCGCCATCTCCCTCTGCCTCAAGCTCTGCAGCTCCCGCGTGTCCTCCCCGTGCTcagcccctgctgtcccctgtcccatcGCCGCCAGCTCCTccgggctctgccagcagctctgtcagCACCCTCCGGGCtctgccaccctgccctgccaccCCTGGAACATCATCTGCCACCCTGCCCTGTCACCTGCTCACGGAACATCAGCGAGATGATCTCCAGGACGTGCAGGGCCCACTGCTGCTCCACCTGGGCGCTGGCCAGGAACTTCAGCAGGTCGTCCATGCCGCTGATGTGCAGCGCCCACAGCACCCGGTCGTGCACGCTGGCATCGCCATCCACGCCCTGCTGGGGATGGTGGAGGGGGTCTGTCagtgccagggggctcagagaccctggcacacagcccagaacaaTTGCAGGGTTGATTTTGACCTGTGGAGCAAATTagcagctttgtatgaggacctgaaagtcacagaagtttaaatagtataataataaaattatcacagggtgaaaatggagattttgggggttttggggacaagatggagaaATTGGGGCATGTccatcctttcttcttcttctccattttctgctttgatggtggcactttgggatcgGTTTAGAATAGAagttcactgtctaacataggtgataggtattgggaagtaattgtaaataaagtacaggtagtttttagtataaaaaacTAACAGCACCCCAAGGGCTGGAAACAATTACCAgctttgtgtgaggagttacaagccacaagagtttgagtagaatgacagtgaattaattacagggtgaaaatgtagaattttgcgGTTTTTGgaatgggggttttggggacaagatggaggaatctgggcatgtccagccttttttcttggtctccattttctgctttgatgctggcactttgggattggtttagagtagaagttcacggtctaacataggtgataggtattgggagttaagtgtaaatatgttatacgtaGTTTGCAGTATAAAaagtgaaaatgtagattttaggatttttggtatgggggttttggggacaagatggagaaatttggccatgtccagcctttcttcttcttctccattttctgctgtgatggtggcactttgggatcgGTTTAGAATAGAagttcactgtctaacataggtgataggtattgggaagtaattgtaaataaagtacaggtagtttttagtataaaaaacTAACAGCACCCCAAGGGCTGGAAACAATTACCAgctttgtgtgaggagttacaagTCACAAGAGTTTGAGTACAATCATAGTGAATGAAttacagggtgaaaatgtagaattttggggtttttggggacaagatggaggaatttgggcatgtccatcctttcttcttcttctccgtTTTCTGCTTTGATGCTGGCACTTTGGGAtcggtttagagtagaagttcactgtctaacataggtgataggtattgggaattaagtgtaaatacgTTATACGTAGTTTGCagtttaaaaagtgaaaatgtagattttgggggttttggtatgggggttatggggacaagatggagaaATTTGGGCATTtctagcctttcttcttctccattttctgctgtgatggtggcgcTTTGGGAtcggtttagagtagaagttcactgtctaacataggtgataggtattgggaattaagtgtaaatacgTTATATGTAGTTTGCGGTATAAAAAGTGAAAATGTAGATTAACAACCAAACTCTGAGAGGTGTCAGGGTCCCCGCTGGGGCTCTCggggggcagggaagggccctGTCGGGTACCTGCTCCTCCGTGGGGTCGGGGGGCACGTGCAGCACGTTGCGCACCAGCAGCAGGATCCTCTCGATCAGCAGCGTGTCCTCCTCCTGCCGCTGCTCCCAGTCCTGGGGGGACACGGCTGTCAGGgacccccacagccccccctGGGGGGTCCTGCCAGGGAAGGATCCCACAGACCCCAGGGACCCCAgtagggacagacagacagaccctACAgctcccagggacccccaatAGGGACAGACAAACAGACCCTACAGCCCTGCAGGACAGATCCTACAGACCCCAGGGACCCCAatagggacagacagacagaccccACAGCCCCTAGGGACCCCCAATAGGGACAGACCCCATAACCCCTGAAGGACCTCAGTAGGGACAGCCCCTGAGGGACCCCAATAGGGACagaccccacagccctgcaggacagACCCTACAGTCCCAATAGGGACCCCCAATAGGGACAGACAAAcagaccccacagcccccagggacTCCAgtagggacagacagacagaccccACAGCCTCCAGGGACCCCCAatagggacagacagacagaccccATAGCCCTGCAGGACagaccctgcagcccccagggaccccagtagggacagacagacagacaccacagccctgcaggacagacccctcagcccccagggacccccatagggacagacagacagaccctacagcccccagggacctccaatagggacagacagacagaccccacagccctgcaggataGACCCTACAGTCCCAATAGGGACCCCAGTAGGGACAGATAGACAGACCCCACAACCCGCAGGGACCCCCatagggacagacagacagaccccACAGCCCGCAGGGACCTCCAatagggacagacagacagaccccACAGCCCTACAGGATAGACCCAATAGCCCCCagggatccatggcagggacagacCCCATAACCCCTGAGGGACCCCAATAGGGACagaccccacagccctgcaggaggggcagaccctgcagccccagagaaGCCCCCCAGGAGAGACAGACCCCATAACTCCGGAGGGACCCCCCAGTAGGGGCAGACCCTGAGGGATCCCCAATAGGGACagaccccacagcccctgagGGACTCCCAGGAGGATAAGACCCCATAACTCCTGAGGGACTCCCAATTGGAACAGACACCATAACCCCTAAGGGATCCCCAAAAGGGACAGACCCCACAACCCCTGAGGGACCCCAGTAGGGACAGACCTGCAGGAGGGACCCCCAGGAGGAAGAGAACCCACAGCCCCGATGGACCCCCAATAGGGACAGACACCACAGCCCTTAAAGGAATTCCCAAAATGGACAGACCCCACAACCCCTGAGGGATCCCAAAAGGGGCAGACCCCACAACCCCTGAGGGATCCCCAAAAGGGACAGACCCCACAACCCCTGAGGGATCCCAAAATGGACAGACCCCACAATCCCTGAGGGATCCCCAAAAGGGACAGACCCCACAACCCCTGAGGGATCCCCAAAAGGGACAGACCCCACAACCCCTGAGGGATCCCAAAATGGACACACCCCACAATCCCTGAGGGATCCCCAAAAGGGAcagaccccacagcccccagggacCCATGACAGTGATGGACCTTGGAGCCCCCTGGTAATTCCAagaccctgcagcccccacacGACCCCCCAGCAGGGAaagcccccacagcccctgaggGACCCCCACAAGGAACagccccccaagccccccaagggGACTCACCAGCTGCAAGAGGTTGTAGAGCTTCTCACTGAGCACCCCAAACACCTTCTCATTGGCAAAAGCCTGCAGAGACCCCAAATGAGCAAGGGAACGTGGGCAAAGCCCCCTGCCCACGCCATGTCCCCGGGCAAACTCACCTCCTTGTAGGCCTGCAGGTAGGACAGCACCTGCAGAAAGTGGTGGCGTGAGGTGGCATCAGCTGGCACCTTCccaaagcacagcagagccGGCTGGGTCAGGTTCACCATCAAcctgggagggaggggagggctgTGAGAGACCCCTGCCCACCAAACAGACCCCATAGGACCACCTGGGTCAGGTTCCCCATCAACCTGTGAGAGACCCCTGCCCACCAAGGAGCCCTCAAAGAGCCACCCTGGGCCACCTGGGTCAGGTTCACCATCAAGCTGGGAGGGAGTAGGGGGCTGTGAGAGACCCCTGCCCACCAAGGAGCCCCCACAGAGCCACCAGGGTCAGGTTCACCATCAACCTGTGATGGAGTGGAGGGCTCTGAGAGACCCCTGCCCACCAAGGAGCCCCCACAGGACCACCCCTGATCCCAGGCCAGCTTCACCATCAACCTGTGAGAGACCCCTGCCCACTAAAGAGCCCCCACAGAGCCAGCCGGGTCAGGTTCACCATCAAGCTGGGAGGGAGTAGGGGGCTGTGAGAGACCCCTGCCCACCAAGAAGCCCTCAAAGAGCCACCTGGGTCAGGTTCACCATCAACCTGTGAGAGACCCCTGCCCACTAAAGAGACCCCACAGGACCACCCCTaaccctgggctggctgggtcAGGTTCACCATCAGGAGGGAGTAGGGGGCCCTGAGAGATCCCTGCCCACCAAGGAGCCCCCACAGAGCCACCCAGGTCAGGTTCACCATCAACCTGGGAGGGAATGGAAGGCTGTGAGAGACCCCTGCCCACCAAACAGACCCCATAGGACCACCTGGGTCAGGTTCACCATCAACCTGTGAGAGATCCCTGTCCACCAAGGAGCCCCCAAAGGGCCACCCTGGGCCACCTGGGTCAGGTTCACCATCAAGCTGGGAGGGAGTAGGGGGCTGTGAGAGACCCCTGCCCACCAAGGAGCCACCCCCGACCCCAACCCCGCCGTTTGCTACCTGATGACAGCATCAAAGAGCACTTTCTCCTGTGGGTACTGCACCAGGATGGGCAGGAGATCGTTCTGCAGGATCTGGGCCGCCCCCAGCTGCTGCCGCACGTCCCGGGTCTCATCCTCGTGGCGCAGGTACCGGATCAGGTCCTTGACGCTCTCTGGGGGCACGGAGCCGTCAGTCCCCGCCGCTCCCGGTTTCCCCCCCGCCCCGGTGCCCACCTACCGAGGCAGTCGGGCTCCCGGTGGTACACGTCGCCCTCCAGGTAGCCCAGGGCGCTGCAGGTGGCCAGGAGCTCGCAGTTCATCATGTACCAGTCCATGCAGCGCGGGGCTGCGCACCGGATCGGTACCGGGGGTCACCTGCGGGCCACCGTCAGCACCGGGGACCCCCGGTTCTGTTCTCCCACCCGTTCTGGGCTCCCCCGGTACAGGCAGATCCCGGGGCACTCTCCGGTCCCAGTTTCCCCAACACCGATGAACCTCCCAGGGCTGGTCCCGCTCGGTACCGGAGCCCACCGATCCCACAGCAACTCCCAGGCTCCGGTACCGCCTCGATCCCAGCGCTCCTCCCGTTCCGGTCCACCCCAATACCGGCGCATCCCGCAGCCCCGGCGCACCCCAAACCCGGTTCCTCCGGTTCTATATCACCCCCCGGTTTGGATCCCCTCCCAATCACGGACTAAACCCCCGGTCCCAGTCCGTTCCGGTGCCTTCTCGGTCCCGGAGCATTCCTGACCCTCCCGCCCGATCCCGGATCTCAGCCCCCATTTTCCTCCAGACCCCCCTGATCCCGGGGCGCCCACCGATCCCGGAGCGCCCGGAGGCTCCGGTTCCCCCAATCCCGTATCAACCCCCCCCCGGTTCCCGAACCATCCCCCGGTTTCGGTGACCCTGGATTCCCCCCAATTCCCGCTCCAGGGCCATCCCGGGACACTCCCGGGCCATCCCCGCACACTTCCCGCCCCCGGACCCCCCGATGCCGGTTTCCCCCGGTCCCGCTCACCGCCGCCCCGTCCCCGTCGCCCTCACGGCCGCGCTCCCGGTCCCGGTGCGGGGGCGGCGTTACACAACCGGCCCAGTTCCCGCGGGCCgaggccccgccccgccgcatCCTTCAAGCGGCAACACCCCCTGAGGGGCCCGGTGGCCCCTCTGCTGCCCCCCGGTCCGCACACCCCCTCCGCCCACCACGGGCACAAACCGGCGGCTCGGTGCCTCGGGGAGCCCCCAGTCCCGCTGCCCTCGCCCCCCGGCCCGCGGTGCTGAGGGGTGGAAGACGGGAGGGGCTCATTGCGGGGAAGGGACGCTGTGGCGGCGTTGCCCTTTTAAGACCGGCGCTGGCTGGGCGGGGCCTGCCCGGGGCGCGGGAACGGGCGGCCCCTCCCGCCACCCGCCGGGCGGGCTCCGGTGTTCCCCCCACCAATCCTcgttccctcccagttcccgGTGCCGGGCACGGCCGCGAGCGGTTACCAAAATAAAAGAGCAGGTTTAATTCACCGAACACAGAAGTCCCgccgcggcggggcggggcggccccggcccggtaCGGGCGGCCCCGGGCAGCCCGGTTGGCCGGTTCCCGGCAGCAGCGGGGCCCCGCCGCCGgccgcccgccgcgccgcgccgCACACACACGCACCACACGCACCGCGGCGGCCCCGTCACAGCAAAGcagcggcgggcgcggggccgcgCCCCGGGACGGGCCCCGTTACAGCCCCTGCGTCTTCAGCTCCAGCGGCTCTGCCGGCGGCTCGGGCGGCGGCtcggcggtggcggcggcggcggtgacGGCGGTGGGGGCGGGCGGCTCTCCCTTGAGGGCGGCCAGGCGCTCGGCCAAGCTGCGCGGCCGCGGGCACAGCGCGAACTCGTAGAGCACCGCGCCCAGCGCCGCGCCCAGCAGCGGGCCCGCCCAGTACACCTGCGGGGGGGAGGCGTGGGCACCGGCACCGGGGGACCCCCGGCTCCCCGCCCTCCGTGGGGTACACGGTACCCACCCCGCTGATGCTCGAGCACCGGCCCATTCGGAGCCACCGGTCTCCGGGTGAGCTGGGGACTGCAGCGTGTCCCCCTTACCGGGATGTCCCCGGTGGGGGCAGGACCCGACTCCCGCTCCCCGGAATGTCCCCGGTGTGCAGGACCCGTCTCCCGTACCCCGGGATATCCCCGGTGGGGCAGGACTCGTCTCCCGCTCCCCGGGATGTTCCTGGTCGGGCAGCACCCATCTCCGTTCCCCGGGTTATCAGGGGGTTACCCAGCACCCTGAGGCGCTGCTGTCACCGTGGTGGCACCGGCAGCCCCCCGCCATCAGCGGGGACACGGCGGCTGGGCCAGGACAAGcgggggggtcctgagggggtcccggggcgggtttgggggtccccgTCCCCCCGCACTTACCCAGTGGTTGGCGAAGTTGCGGGTGATGACGGCGGGGGCGAAGGAGCGAGCGGGGTTCATGCTGGCGCCCGTGTAGTGGATCTGCGGGGGGATCGGGCAGTGGggggctgcacagctgccccccaacccctccccagccccggggGGTCCCCGAGGCCGCTCTTACCCCGAAGAGGTGACCGAGGGCGAGGGAGAAGCCGACGGGCACGGCGGCCATGGCCGGGCGCCCGTCGTGACGGTCGTCGAAGCTGGCGAAGACGCAGAGGACGAACTGGGCGGTCAGGAGCAGCTCCACCACCGTGCCCTGGCCCGGGCCCACGCCGGGGTGCAGctgtgtggggagggggctcagcacCCCGAAGAGCTGCACCCCCATtgccccccagcaccccaaatcctcccttGTTATCCTTCCACACCCCAAATTTCCACTGTACCATAAACATCTCCTCATGTCCAAATTCTTCTGGgatgcccagccccacatcaatccaaaccccaaaacatcttctggacc
This region of Zonotrichia albicollis isolate bZonAlb1 chromosome 33, bZonAlb1.hap1, whole genome shotgun sequence genomic DNA includes:
- the TIMELESS gene encoding protein timeless homolog isoform X1 produces the protein MDWYMMNCELLATCSALGYLEGDVYHREPDCLESVKDLIRYLRHEDETRDVRQQLGAAQILQNDLLPILVQYPQEKVLFDAVIRLMVNLTQPALLCFGKVPADATSRHHFLQVLSYLQAYKEAFANEKVFGVLSEKLYNLLQLDWEQRQEEDTLLIERILLLVRNVLHVPPDPTEEQQGVDGDASVHDRVLWALHISGMDDLLKFLASAQVEQQWALHVLEIISLMFREQSPEELAAMGQGTAGAEHGEDTRELQSLRQREMAEKRSRALQRTSRHSRFGGSYVLQGVKSIGDRDVVFHKGLHNLKSYSHDLGKEPRRLPRRRLPAPEAEPSRRSARNVRLFLRRFCQDFLQDCYNRLMLLVKDQLVREKAQQHDETYYLWATSFFMAFNRLQGFRPELVSETVGVRAFHFIEQNLTTYYEMALMDKKEATTWARRMHLALKAYQELLRTLQEMDRCPEQAVRDSSQVIKSNIFYLMEYRELFLTLFRKFDETKQPRSFLKDLVETAHLFLRMLERFCRGRANLVVQSKRVRRKKKKKKPQVPVVPAPPSAEELEQLWEGLAPQVQACLEGEVPLPEDVVPFDATSETPVEEQRAEALLRIQECLRDSRVPQALQLLRSAREVWPEGDVFGSADVAPDEETQLLREILVAALPRHTPAEPEEPEEEEEEEDEEEEEQTMQVSEKEFNFLDYLKRFACAPVVRALVLLLRGYARNSARTNHCAARLLHRLARELRMEPLLFQLSLFALFHRLLSDPAAAAHQELVTLAKFIVGKFFALAATNKKAFVELLFWKSPAIVGEMSQGYSSLQEGEGTTRSRVPPWTPQEEQELRELYWKYKEMEGGDIIAAILAQLPSPGRTRRQVVKQLVRMGLASSAKDFPRERKGTRIVLWTQEQEEELTRLFEEFQGSDDVLGNIMKHLTARRSRARVVEKLLGLGLVAERKELYKKRRRKSQGHGPGQAAPSVPAMPAQDSSGEDEDSEEEEEEDEDDEGLTEEHWVPEEGAGQDLAQHLHGEGLAGPLRWLQNCLRRAAEDREEDGVSHPVPLVPLTEENEDAMEDRRFRNLLRQLGLRPPASEQESFWRIPAALTPQQLRGAAASIAHRDPPASPQNLPEPPRCPQDGAAEPPMAALGSDSESEEPVPVPSPVLARTKRRRELASEDEDEDEDGGSSGGFVSVQNHIITKMITLVLFIKSSGNQGCFPPKSDSAHTFDRIVFLYSVLM